Within the Thermosynechococcaceae cyanobacterium Okahandja genome, the region CGCGATCGCCAGTTTAGGACTGTACTTATCCGGGTTCTTTTTGCCAGAGTTGTACCGCAAGTTTGACCTAGTGGCCAGTGGTGCGGGTCTCTTTTTTGCCTTGACCCTGTGGATCTATGGCGATCGCGTCAATGGCGGATTGCTGTTGGGAACCAGTGCAGGCGTGCTCCTGATTCTTTGGTTTGGCTGGCAGACCTTTCAGTACCGCTGGCAGTTGACCCATCCCAGCGATCGCACCGACACCCAAAAAGCACAAGCACTGTGGCAGCGGCTGCAAACCCTACTGCCAGAAGGCACCCTCACCCGAGTCAAAGACCGCCTCCAAGCACTCCTGAGCCGCCCCAACCCCCCGACAACCCTGCCTCCTGCTGCGCCGCCCACCCCCGCAACACCCCCCATGGATACCAGCCCGACGATGCAAGAGGATCTATGGAGTGATGCTCAAGGGAGCGGCTCCCCTGCCGCCCCATCGGATGTGAGTGCCCCCCCCATTACACACGAGCCAGAAAAGACACAAGAACCAGAAGCGGCA harbors:
- a CDS encoding Ycf66 family protein, which produces MLTNLLAWSLAIASLGLYLSGFFLPELYRKFDLVASGAGLFFALTLWIYGDRVNGGLLLGTSAGVLLILWFGWQTFQYRWQLTHPSDRTDTQKAQALWQRLQTLLPEGTLTRVKDRLQALLSRPNPPTTLPPAAPPTPATPPMDTSPTMQEDLWSDAQGSGSPAAPSDVSAPPITHEPEKTQEPEAAETPEIAAASAEEAPESVESIGATEEPTASTAPETPEIAAASAEEAPESVESTGVTEEPTTSTAPETPAAAPEPAPASPTHIEPEDVPASAADLIGDIPENSDDDSSTGTIENPKHSPPTPEQINGDSEEEDWPPPGTSIS